The following are from one region of the Syngnathus acus chromosome 10, fSynAcu1.2, whole genome shotgun sequence genome:
- the ganab gene encoding neutral alpha-glucosidase AB isoform X1 — MAAFAERMAPILALWLAVCLSGALAVERVNFKTCDQSAFCKRQRALNPGESPYRALLETMELTNTRLTLQLKNDKNKVRLLLELYRLQGNITRVKINELKPLKPRYEVPDVLIREPPTEPLSLLSQDKNGVVLSLGAESQRVIVSAQPFRLDIMEGREVLLSLNSRGLLAFEHLRLRKDTFSYLITRTLASVWNNVKGVFSRQTDQEPEDADLDDEAILNEKVEDGMWEETFKSFTDTKPNGPTAIGLDFSLPGVEHVYGIPEHADNLRLKNTDNGDPYRLYNLDVFQYELDNPMALYGSVPVMLAHNIQRTTGIFWLNAAETWVDISSNTAGKTVFGKMLDYVQGSSETPQTDVHWFSESGIIDVFIMLGPTPKDVFSQYASLTGTQAFPPLAALAYHQCRWNYNDQEDVASVDAGFDEHDIPYDFIWLDIEHTDGKRYFTWDTNKFPTPKEMLQRLMDKKRKMVTIVDPHIKVDSSYKIHNEIKSQGFYTKNKDGADYEGWCWPGSAGYPDFSREDMRAWWASMFAYDQYEGTMENLYTWNDMNEPSIFNGPEITMHKDSKHGEWEHRDLHNLYGFYVQRATAEGLIQRSGGVERSFVLTRAFFAGSQRYGAVWTGDNAAEWGHLKMSIPMCLSIGLVGISFCGADVGGFFKSPSSELLVRWYQTGAYQPFFRAHAHLDTPRREPWLFGPENTALIREAVRQRYSLLPYWYQQFYHTYLTGHPVMRPLWVEYPQDPATYALDDEFLIGRDLLVHPVTEEGATGVTAYLPGKEEVWFDVHTFQKHNGGQNLYIPVTMSSIPVFQRGGSIIPRKLRVRRSSTCMEQDPYTVYVALGRQRAAEGELYIDDGHTFNFEKEEFIHRRLSFANNLLSSVNLAPEAHFSTSSIIERIVILGGSKPTKATLKTADGQKSQLEFDFDASTSVLTLRKPGVNAGTDWTVMLQ, encoded by the exons GTGCGTCTGCTCCTGGAGCTCTATCGTCTCCAGGGAAACATAACGAGGGTGAAGATTAATGAGCTGAAGCCGCTGAAGCCTCGTTATGAGGTCCCCGACGTGCTCATCAGAGAGCCGCCTACAGAGCC CCTGTCTCTTTTGTCTCAGGACAAGAATGGAGTGGTTCTGTCACTGGGGGCGGAGTCTCAAAGGGTCATTGTCAGTGCACAGCCTTTCCGATTGGACATTATGGAGGGGCGAGAGGTGCTGCTTTCGCTAAACTCGCGTGGCCTTCTGGCCTTTGAGCACTTACGGCTACGCAAGGACAC TTTCTCCTATTTAATAACAAGAACATTGGCTAGTGTGTGGAATAATGTCAAGGGTGTATTCTCTAG acagacagaccaaGAGCCTGAGGATGCAGATCTGGACGATGAG GCTATATTGAATGAAAAGGTTGAAGACGGCATGTGGGAAGAAACATTTAAATCATTTACAGACACCAAACCTAATG GTCCAACTGCTATCGGTCTAGACTTTTCATTGCCAGGGGTGGAACACGTCTATGGCATTCCAGAACATGCAGACAACCTCAGACTTAAAAATACAGA TAATGGAGATCCATATCGGCTCTATAATTTGGACGTGTTCCAATATGAACTGGATAATCCTATGGCACTTTATGGTTCCGTGCCTGTTATGTTGGCCCACAACATCCAGCGGACCACAGGAATATTTTGGCTCAATGCTGCTGAGACTTGGGTTGACATTAGCTCCAACACCGCAGGGAAG ACTGTGTTTGGAAAAATGCTGGATTACGTGCAAGGCTCCAGTGAGACCCCACAGACGGATGTGCATTGGTTCTCTGAAAGCGGCATCATTGATGTCTTCATAATGCTCGGCCCAACACCAAAAGATGTCTTCTCACAATACGCCTCCCTGACTG GCACCCAGGCCTTCCCTCCTCTGGCCGCATTGGCCTACCACCAGTGCCGCTGGAACTACAACGATCAGGAAGACGTAGCGTCGGTGGATGCAGGCTTTGACGAGCATGACATTCCCTATGATTTCATCTGGCTCGATATTGAGCACACGGATGGGAAACGTTACTTTACCTGGGATACCAACAAGTTTCCCACACCCAAGGAAATGCTTCAACGACTCATGGATAAAAAGCGCAAG ATGGTAACCATTGTAGACCCTCATATCAAAGTGGACAGCAGCTACAAGATCCATAATGAAATCAAGTCTCAAGGTTTCTACACAAAGAACAAAGATGGCGCCGACTATGAGGGCTGGTGTTGGCCTG GCAGTGCCGGTTATCCAGATTTTAGCCGTGAAGACATGAGGGCTTGGTGGGCCAGCATGTTTGCCTACGACCAGTATGAG GGCACGATGGAGAACTTGTATACATGGAACGACATGAATGAGCCTTCAATATTCAACGGGCCTGAGATCACCATGCACAAGGACTCAAAGCATGGAGAGTGGGAGCACCGTGACCTGCACAACCTTTATGGCTTCTATGTG CAAAGGGCCACAGCCGAGGGCCTGATCCAGAGATCAGGAGGGGTCGAAAGATCTTTTGTCTTGACTAGAGCCTTTTTTGCTGGGTCACAGCGCTATG GTGCTGTATGGACTGGCGATAATGCTGCTGAGTGGGGTCACCTAAAAATGTCCATCCCCATGTGTCTGAGTATTGGTCTGGTAGGAATATCTTTTTGTGGTG CTGATGTCGGGGGTTTCTTCAAGTCTCCCAGCTCAGAGCTGCTGGTGCGTTGGTACCAGACAGGAGCCTACCAGCCGTTCTTTAGGGCCCACGCCCACCTGGACACTCCCCGTCGTGAACCATGGCTTTTCGGCCCAGAGAACACTGCTCTGATCCGAGAGGCTGTGCGCCAACGCTACAGCCTGCTGCCGTATTGGTACCAGCAGTTCTACCACACGTATCTCACTGGGCATCCAGTCATGAG gcCGCTGTGGGTAGAATATCCTCAGGATCCTGCTACTTATGCTCTGGATGATGAGTTTTTGATTG GTCGAGACTTGTTGGTGCACCCTGTCACTGAGGAGGGAGCCACTGGAGTAACTGCTTACCTGCCAGGAAAGGAGGAG GTCTGGTTTGATGTCCACACCTTCCAGAAGCACAATGGCGGCCAGAACCTTTACATTCCAGTCACCATGAGCTCT ATCCCAGTTTTCCAGCGCGGTGGCTCCATTATTCCCAGAAAGCTTCGAGTGCGTAGATCTTCCACCTGTATGGAGCAAGACCCATACACCGTGTACGTGGCCCTTGGTCGTCAG AGAGCTGCAGAGGGAGAGCTCTACATCGATGATGGACACACTTTCAACTTTGAGAAGGAGGAGTTCATTCACAGGAGGCTGTCATTTGCCAACAACCTCCTCTCCTCTGT AAACCTTGCCCCAGAGGCCCATTTCTCGACCAGTTCCATTATTGAACGCATCGTCATACTGGGGGGTAGTAAGCCCACCAAGGCTACCTTAAAGACAGCCG ATGGTCAGAAGAGCCAGCTTGAGTTTGACTTCGATGCTTCTACGTCAGTATTGACGCTCCGCAAGCCCGGCGTGAACGCAGGCACTGATTGGACTGTGATGCTACAGTAA
- the ganab gene encoding neutral alpha-glucosidase AB isoform X2: MAAFAERMAPILALWLAVCLSGALAVERVNFKTCDQSAFCKRQRALNPGESPYRALLETMELTNTRLTLQLKNDKNKVRLLLELYRLQGNITRVKINELKPLKPRYEVPDVLIREPPTEPLSLLSQDKNGVVLSLGAESQRVIVSAQPFRLDIMEGREVLLSLNSRGLLAFEHLRLRKDTQTDQEPEDADLDDEAILNEKVEDGMWEETFKSFTDTKPNGPTAIGLDFSLPGVEHVYGIPEHADNLRLKNTDNGDPYRLYNLDVFQYELDNPMALYGSVPVMLAHNIQRTTGIFWLNAAETWVDISSNTAGKTVFGKMLDYVQGSSETPQTDVHWFSESGIIDVFIMLGPTPKDVFSQYASLTGTQAFPPLAALAYHQCRWNYNDQEDVASVDAGFDEHDIPYDFIWLDIEHTDGKRYFTWDTNKFPTPKEMLQRLMDKKRKMVTIVDPHIKVDSSYKIHNEIKSQGFYTKNKDGADYEGWCWPGSAGYPDFSREDMRAWWASMFAYDQYEGTMENLYTWNDMNEPSIFNGPEITMHKDSKHGEWEHRDLHNLYGFYVQRATAEGLIQRSGGVERSFVLTRAFFAGSQRYGAVWTGDNAAEWGHLKMSIPMCLSIGLVGISFCGADVGGFFKSPSSELLVRWYQTGAYQPFFRAHAHLDTPRREPWLFGPENTALIREAVRQRYSLLPYWYQQFYHTYLTGHPVMRPLWVEYPQDPATYALDDEFLIGRDLLVHPVTEEGATGVTAYLPGKEEVWFDVHTFQKHNGGQNLYIPVTMSSIPVFQRGGSIIPRKLRVRRSSTCMEQDPYTVYVALGRQRAAEGELYIDDGHTFNFEKEEFIHRRLSFANNLLSSVNLAPEAHFSTSSIIERIVILGGSKPTKATLKTADGQKSQLEFDFDASTSVLTLRKPGVNAGTDWTVMLQ; this comes from the exons GTGCGTCTGCTCCTGGAGCTCTATCGTCTCCAGGGAAACATAACGAGGGTGAAGATTAATGAGCTGAAGCCGCTGAAGCCTCGTTATGAGGTCCCCGACGTGCTCATCAGAGAGCCGCCTACAGAGCC CCTGTCTCTTTTGTCTCAGGACAAGAATGGAGTGGTTCTGTCACTGGGGGCGGAGTCTCAAAGGGTCATTGTCAGTGCACAGCCTTTCCGATTGGACATTATGGAGGGGCGAGAGGTGCTGCTTTCGCTAAACTCGCGTGGCCTTCTGGCCTTTGAGCACTTACGGCTACGCAAGGACAC acagacagaccaaGAGCCTGAGGATGCAGATCTGGACGATGAG GCTATATTGAATGAAAAGGTTGAAGACGGCATGTGGGAAGAAACATTTAAATCATTTACAGACACCAAACCTAATG GTCCAACTGCTATCGGTCTAGACTTTTCATTGCCAGGGGTGGAACACGTCTATGGCATTCCAGAACATGCAGACAACCTCAGACTTAAAAATACAGA TAATGGAGATCCATATCGGCTCTATAATTTGGACGTGTTCCAATATGAACTGGATAATCCTATGGCACTTTATGGTTCCGTGCCTGTTATGTTGGCCCACAACATCCAGCGGACCACAGGAATATTTTGGCTCAATGCTGCTGAGACTTGGGTTGACATTAGCTCCAACACCGCAGGGAAG ACTGTGTTTGGAAAAATGCTGGATTACGTGCAAGGCTCCAGTGAGACCCCACAGACGGATGTGCATTGGTTCTCTGAAAGCGGCATCATTGATGTCTTCATAATGCTCGGCCCAACACCAAAAGATGTCTTCTCACAATACGCCTCCCTGACTG GCACCCAGGCCTTCCCTCCTCTGGCCGCATTGGCCTACCACCAGTGCCGCTGGAACTACAACGATCAGGAAGACGTAGCGTCGGTGGATGCAGGCTTTGACGAGCATGACATTCCCTATGATTTCATCTGGCTCGATATTGAGCACACGGATGGGAAACGTTACTTTACCTGGGATACCAACAAGTTTCCCACACCCAAGGAAATGCTTCAACGACTCATGGATAAAAAGCGCAAG ATGGTAACCATTGTAGACCCTCATATCAAAGTGGACAGCAGCTACAAGATCCATAATGAAATCAAGTCTCAAGGTTTCTACACAAAGAACAAAGATGGCGCCGACTATGAGGGCTGGTGTTGGCCTG GCAGTGCCGGTTATCCAGATTTTAGCCGTGAAGACATGAGGGCTTGGTGGGCCAGCATGTTTGCCTACGACCAGTATGAG GGCACGATGGAGAACTTGTATACATGGAACGACATGAATGAGCCTTCAATATTCAACGGGCCTGAGATCACCATGCACAAGGACTCAAAGCATGGAGAGTGGGAGCACCGTGACCTGCACAACCTTTATGGCTTCTATGTG CAAAGGGCCACAGCCGAGGGCCTGATCCAGAGATCAGGAGGGGTCGAAAGATCTTTTGTCTTGACTAGAGCCTTTTTTGCTGGGTCACAGCGCTATG GTGCTGTATGGACTGGCGATAATGCTGCTGAGTGGGGTCACCTAAAAATGTCCATCCCCATGTGTCTGAGTATTGGTCTGGTAGGAATATCTTTTTGTGGTG CTGATGTCGGGGGTTTCTTCAAGTCTCCCAGCTCAGAGCTGCTGGTGCGTTGGTACCAGACAGGAGCCTACCAGCCGTTCTTTAGGGCCCACGCCCACCTGGACACTCCCCGTCGTGAACCATGGCTTTTCGGCCCAGAGAACACTGCTCTGATCCGAGAGGCTGTGCGCCAACGCTACAGCCTGCTGCCGTATTGGTACCAGCAGTTCTACCACACGTATCTCACTGGGCATCCAGTCATGAG gcCGCTGTGGGTAGAATATCCTCAGGATCCTGCTACTTATGCTCTGGATGATGAGTTTTTGATTG GTCGAGACTTGTTGGTGCACCCTGTCACTGAGGAGGGAGCCACTGGAGTAACTGCTTACCTGCCAGGAAAGGAGGAG GTCTGGTTTGATGTCCACACCTTCCAGAAGCACAATGGCGGCCAGAACCTTTACATTCCAGTCACCATGAGCTCT ATCCCAGTTTTCCAGCGCGGTGGCTCCATTATTCCCAGAAAGCTTCGAGTGCGTAGATCTTCCACCTGTATGGAGCAAGACCCATACACCGTGTACGTGGCCCTTGGTCGTCAG AGAGCTGCAGAGGGAGAGCTCTACATCGATGATGGACACACTTTCAACTTTGAGAAGGAGGAGTTCATTCACAGGAGGCTGTCATTTGCCAACAACCTCCTCTCCTCTGT AAACCTTGCCCCAGAGGCCCATTTCTCGACCAGTTCCATTATTGAACGCATCGTCATACTGGGGGGTAGTAAGCCCACCAAGGCTACCTTAAAGACAGCCG ATGGTCAGAAGAGCCAGCTTGAGTTTGACTTCGATGCTTCTACGTCAGTATTGACGCTCCGCAAGCCCGGCGTGAACGCAGGCACTGATTGGACTGTGATGCTACAGTAA